In Ascaphus truei isolate aAscTru1 chromosome 12, aAscTru1.hap1, whole genome shotgun sequence, the following are encoded in one genomic region:
- the IRF7 gene encoding interferon regulatory factor 7 isoform X2, whose product MHGRERVHHKELFGPWLLRQIRSEQFGVCWLEEESNKFRIPWKHLNRKPIVEQDYEIFKAWAIESGKYYENNEDPAKWKTNFRCALNGVTCGDVKMFSEVQDNSGDEKDPHKIYQVNQSFPAVPLTPALRTAVSNVAPAEQHPNKTDQDDDDEKLLISPDNIRALPFNVVQGQNTESLAALWKNALVLDPGDAADMPIPTLQPVHFSESAQPCFIPLEGNPTPNGCFIDHAAWMPIKIHETQLQMYKPSQNGHPQDYPLVDRVFQPLHDATHQVTDEYWTNQASVKPIPPVLNGFGTPHPEQQPPQTHPIPYQLQGVIPHITSWDITVYYKGCEVLKQSVTRKFIIRHTGNGDPELGPVDIVRFPPTENLADQKQLQYTNTIMESVGGGLLLEVNPQDYKLYAKRLGKANVFWDFSKELETGECETYKSNFLQRETQTEIFDFSRFWEEVRAYKANQRPSSPDYTIYLCFGQDLRRPKERKLVLVKLVPQFCVYCHELVQREGASSLNGENISLQISNGNSLSLPDFLDPQYFMDIDMAIDFSSLL is encoded by the exons ATGcatggaagagagag GGTTCATCACAAAGAGCTCTTTGGGCCTTGGCTCCTCAGACAAATCCGCAGTGAGCAGTTCGGCGTTTGTTGGCTGGAAGAGGAAAGCAACAAATTTCGCATCCCCTGGAAGCATCTGAACAGGAAGCCCATAGTTGAACAGGATTATGAGATATTTAAG GCCTGGGCCATCGAGAGCGGCAAGTATTATGAGAATAACGAGGACCCCGCCAAGTGGAAAACTAACTTCCGCTGCGCCCTGAACGGGGTCACCTGCGGGGACGTCAAAATGTTCTCGGAGGTCCAGGACAATTCAGGGGACGAAAAAGACCCCCACAAAATATACCAGGTCAACCAGAGCTTCCCTGCTGTCCCCCTTACCCCAGCCCTCCGCACTGCTGTTTCCAACGTGGCCCCTGCAG agCAACATCCGAACAAGACGGATCAAGACGATGACGACGAGAAATTGCTTATAAGTCCCGATAATATACGTGCCCTCCCGTTTAACGTGGTGCAGGGGCAAAATACG GAATCGCTTGCGGCCCTTTGGAAGAATGCCCTTGTTCTGGATCCTGGTGATGCAG CTGATATGCCGATTCCAACACTGCAGCCTGTACATTTCTCCGAGTCAGCACAGCCCTGCTTTATTCCACTGGAGGGAAATCCAACACCCAACGGCTGCTTCATTGACCATGCAGCCTGGATGCCCATCAAGATTCATG agaCACAGCTCCAAATGTATAAACCCTCACAGAATGGGCATCCACAGGATTACCCACTGGTGGATAGGGTCTTCCAACCACTCCATGATGCCACCCACCAGGTCACTGATGAATATTGGACAAACCAAGCTTCTGTAAAACCAATTCCACCTGTCCTTAATGGGTTTGGGACACCTCATCCTGAACAGCAGCCACCCCAAACCCATCCTATCCCATACCAACTCCAAG GTGTGATACCGCACATAACCTCTTGGGACATCACGGTATACTACAAGGGATGTGAGGTTCTCAAACAATCTGTGACCAGGAAGTTCATCATCAGACACACAGGAAACGGAGACCCCGAACTTGGACCTGTAGACATTGTCCGTTTCCCACCCACGGAGAATCTCGCGGACCAGAAACAGCTTCAATATACCAACACCATCATGGAGAGCGTAGGAGGGGGTCTTCTACTAGAGGTCAACCCACAGGATTACAAGCTATACGCCAAGAGGTTGGGCAAGGCTAATGTCTTCTGGGACTTCTCCAAAGAGCTGGAAACTGGGGAATGTGAGACCTACAAGTCAAATTTCCTCCAAAGAGAAACCCAAACCGAGATCTTCGACTTCAGTCGGTTTTGGGAAG AGGTAAGGGCGTATAAAGCTAATCAACGCCCGTCGTCCCCCGACTACACCATATACCTGTGCTTTGGCCAGGACCTGCGCCGGCCTAAAGAGAGGAAGCTTGTGTTGGTGAAG CTCGTTCCTCAGTTCTGCGTTTACTGTCATGAgcttgtgcagagagagggggcttcaTCCCTCAACGGAGAGAACATCAGTCTGCAGATCTCCAACGGGAACTCCCTCAGTCTCCCAGACTTCCTCGATCCTCAATACTTCATGGACATAGACATGGCTATCGACTTCTCCTCCTTATTATAA
- the IRF7 gene encoding interferon regulatory factor 7 isoform X1 — MHGRERVHHKELFGPWLLRQIRSEQFGVCWLEEESNKFRIPWKHLNRKPIVEQDYEIFKAWAIESGKYYENNEDPAKWKTNFRCALNGVTCGDVKMFSEVQDNSGDEKDPHKIYQVNQSFPAVPLTPALRTAVSNVAPAAEQHPNKTDQDDDDEKLLISPDNIRALPFNVVQGQNTESLAALWKNALVLDPGDAADMPIPTLQPVHFSESAQPCFIPLEGNPTPNGCFIDHAAWMPIKIHETQLQMYKPSQNGHPQDYPLVDRVFQPLHDATHQVTDEYWTNQASVKPIPPVLNGFGTPHPEQQPPQTHPIPYQLQGVIPHITSWDITVYYKGCEVLKQSVTRKFIIRHTGNGDPELGPVDIVRFPPTENLADQKQLQYTNTIMESVGGGLLLEVNPQDYKLYAKRLGKANVFWDFSKELETGECETYKSNFLQRETQTEIFDFSRFWEEVRAYKANQRPSSPDYTIYLCFGQDLRRPKERKLVLVKLVPQFCVYCHELVQREGASSLNGENISLQISNGNSLSLPDFLDPQYFMDIDMAIDFSSLL, encoded by the exons ATGcatggaagagagag GGTTCATCACAAAGAGCTCTTTGGGCCTTGGCTCCTCAGACAAATCCGCAGTGAGCAGTTCGGCGTTTGTTGGCTGGAAGAGGAAAGCAACAAATTTCGCATCCCCTGGAAGCATCTGAACAGGAAGCCCATAGTTGAACAGGATTATGAGATATTTAAG GCCTGGGCCATCGAGAGCGGCAAGTATTATGAGAATAACGAGGACCCCGCCAAGTGGAAAACTAACTTCCGCTGCGCCCTGAACGGGGTCACCTGCGGGGACGTCAAAATGTTCTCGGAGGTCCAGGACAATTCAGGGGACGAAAAAGACCCCCACAAAATATACCAGGTCAACCAGAGCTTCCCTGCTGTCCCCCTTACCCCAGCCCTCCGCACTGCTGTTTCCAACGTGGCCCCTGCAG cagagCAACATCCGAACAAGACGGATCAAGACGATGACGACGAGAAATTGCTTATAAGTCCCGATAATATACGTGCCCTCCCGTTTAACGTGGTGCAGGGGCAAAATACG GAATCGCTTGCGGCCCTTTGGAAGAATGCCCTTGTTCTGGATCCTGGTGATGCAG CTGATATGCCGATTCCAACACTGCAGCCTGTACATTTCTCCGAGTCAGCACAGCCCTGCTTTATTCCACTGGAGGGAAATCCAACACCCAACGGCTGCTTCATTGACCATGCAGCCTGGATGCCCATCAAGATTCATG agaCACAGCTCCAAATGTATAAACCCTCACAGAATGGGCATCCACAGGATTACCCACTGGTGGATAGGGTCTTCCAACCACTCCATGATGCCACCCACCAGGTCACTGATGAATATTGGACAAACCAAGCTTCTGTAAAACCAATTCCACCTGTCCTTAATGGGTTTGGGACACCTCATCCTGAACAGCAGCCACCCCAAACCCATCCTATCCCATACCAACTCCAAG GTGTGATACCGCACATAACCTCTTGGGACATCACGGTATACTACAAGGGATGTGAGGTTCTCAAACAATCTGTGACCAGGAAGTTCATCATCAGACACACAGGAAACGGAGACCCCGAACTTGGACCTGTAGACATTGTCCGTTTCCCACCCACGGAGAATCTCGCGGACCAGAAACAGCTTCAATATACCAACACCATCATGGAGAGCGTAGGAGGGGGTCTTCTACTAGAGGTCAACCCACAGGATTACAAGCTATACGCCAAGAGGTTGGGCAAGGCTAATGTCTTCTGGGACTTCTCCAAAGAGCTGGAAACTGGGGAATGTGAGACCTACAAGTCAAATTTCCTCCAAAGAGAAACCCAAACCGAGATCTTCGACTTCAGTCGGTTTTGGGAAG AGGTAAGGGCGTATAAAGCTAATCAACGCCCGTCGTCCCCCGACTACACCATATACCTGTGCTTTGGCCAGGACCTGCGCCGGCCTAAAGAGAGGAAGCTTGTGTTGGTGAAG CTCGTTCCTCAGTTCTGCGTTTACTGTCATGAgcttgtgcagagagagggggcttcaTCCCTCAACGGAGAGAACATCAGTCTGCAGATCTCCAACGGGAACTCCCTCAGTCTCCCAGACTTCCTCGATCCTCAATACTTCATGGACATAGACATGGCTATCGACTTCTCCTCCTTATTATAA
- the IRF7 gene encoding interferon regulatory factor 7 isoform X3 has product MFSEVQDNSGDEKDPHKIYQVNQSFPAVPLTPALRTAVSNVAPAAEQHPNKTDQDDDDEKLLISPDNIRALPFNVVQGQNTESLAALWKNALVLDPGDAADMPIPTLQPVHFSESAQPCFIPLEGNPTPNGCFIDHAAWMPIKIHETQLQMYKPSQNGHPQDYPLVDRVFQPLHDATHQVTDEYWTNQASVKPIPPVLNGFGTPHPEQQPPQTHPIPYQLQGVIPHITSWDITVYYKGCEVLKQSVTRKFIIRHTGNGDPELGPVDIVRFPPTENLADQKQLQYTNTIMESVGGGLLLEVNPQDYKLYAKRLGKANVFWDFSKELETGECETYKSNFLQRETQTEIFDFSRFWEEVRAYKANQRPSSPDYTIYLCFGQDLRRPKERKLVLVKLVPQFCVYCHELVQREGASSLNGENISLQISNGNSLSLPDFLDPQYFMDIDMAIDFSSLL; this is encoded by the exons ATGTTCTCGGAGGTCCAGGACAATTCAGGGGACGAAAAAGACCCCCACAAAATATACCAGGTCAACCAGAGCTTCCCTGCTGTCCCCCTTACCCCAGCCCTCCGCACTGCTGTTTCCAACGTGGCCCCTGCAG cagagCAACATCCGAACAAGACGGATCAAGACGATGACGACGAGAAATTGCTTATAAGTCCCGATAATATACGTGCCCTCCCGTTTAACGTGGTGCAGGGGCAAAATACG GAATCGCTTGCGGCCCTTTGGAAGAATGCCCTTGTTCTGGATCCTGGTGATGCAG CTGATATGCCGATTCCAACACTGCAGCCTGTACATTTCTCCGAGTCAGCACAGCCCTGCTTTATTCCACTGGAGGGAAATCCAACACCCAACGGCTGCTTCATTGACCATGCAGCCTGGATGCCCATCAAGATTCATG agaCACAGCTCCAAATGTATAAACCCTCACAGAATGGGCATCCACAGGATTACCCACTGGTGGATAGGGTCTTCCAACCACTCCATGATGCCACCCACCAGGTCACTGATGAATATTGGACAAACCAAGCTTCTGTAAAACCAATTCCACCTGTCCTTAATGGGTTTGGGACACCTCATCCTGAACAGCAGCCACCCCAAACCCATCCTATCCCATACCAACTCCAAG GTGTGATACCGCACATAACCTCTTGGGACATCACGGTATACTACAAGGGATGTGAGGTTCTCAAACAATCTGTGACCAGGAAGTTCATCATCAGACACACAGGAAACGGAGACCCCGAACTTGGACCTGTAGACATTGTCCGTTTCCCACCCACGGAGAATCTCGCGGACCAGAAACAGCTTCAATATACCAACACCATCATGGAGAGCGTAGGAGGGGGTCTTCTACTAGAGGTCAACCCACAGGATTACAAGCTATACGCCAAGAGGTTGGGCAAGGCTAATGTCTTCTGGGACTTCTCCAAAGAGCTGGAAACTGGGGAATGTGAGACCTACAAGTCAAATTTCCTCCAAAGAGAAACCCAAACCGAGATCTTCGACTTCAGTCGGTTTTGGGAAG AGGTAAGGGCGTATAAAGCTAATCAACGCCCGTCGTCCCCCGACTACACCATATACCTGTGCTTTGGCCAGGACCTGCGCCGGCCTAAAGAGAGGAAGCTTGTGTTGGTGAAG CTCGTTCCTCAGTTCTGCGTTTACTGTCATGAgcttgtgcagagagagggggcttcaTCCCTCAACGGAGAGAACATCAGTCTGCAGATCTCCAACGGGAACTCCCTCAGTCTCCCAGACTTCCTCGATCCTCAATACTTCATGGACATAGACATGGCTATCGACTTCTCCTCCTTATTATAA